One genomic region from Apodemus sylvaticus chromosome 1, mApoSyl1.1, whole genome shotgun sequence encodes:
- the Marveld1 gene encoding MARVEL domain-containing protein 1 — protein MLPPPPRQPPPQARTARGSLRLQRAFLRGPLGVLRLLQLLAGAAFWITIATSKYQGPVHFALFVSVLFWLLTLGLYFITLLGKQELVPVLGSRWLVVNVAHDLLAAALYGAATGIMIDQTQRHSYCNLKSYRLPCAYHAFLAASVCGGLCLGLYLLSALYGCCRRCQGKEEVV, from the coding sequence ATGCTCCCGCCGCCCCCGCGCCAGCCGCCGCCCCAGGCGCGCACGGCCCGCGGCTCCCTGCGCCTGCAGCGGGCTTTCCTGCGCGGCCCGCTGGGCGTGCTgcggctgctgcagctgctggccGGAGCCGCCTTCTGGATCACCATCGCCACCAGCAAGTACCAGGGCCCGGTGCACTTCGCGCTCTTCGTGTCGGTGCTCTTCTGGCTGCTCACCCTGGGGCTCTACTTCATCACATTGCTGGGCAAGCAGGAGCTGGTGCCCGTGCTGGGCTCGCGCTGGCTCGTGGTCAACGTGGCGCACGACCTGCTGGCGGCCGCTCTCTACGGGGCCGCGACGGGCATCATGATCGACCAGACGCAGCGCCACAGCTACTGCAACCTCAAGAGCTACCGGCTGCCCTGCGCCTACCATGCCTTCCTGGCGGCCTCTGTCTGCGGCGGCCTCTGCCTCGGCCTGTACCTGCTCTCGGCACTCTATGGCTGCTGCCGTCGCTGCCAGGGCAAGGAGGAGGTGGTGTGA